A stretch of Triticum aestivum cultivar Chinese Spring chromosome 1D, IWGSC CS RefSeq v2.1, whole genome shotgun sequence DNA encodes these proteins:
- the LOC123183059 gene encoding proline-rich extensin-like protein EPR1 yields MRSLLVVVLPLLILVLAAHVSQADDKGSAGGNGKGSHGGGDHKSNGVGPVKNPHCPKPGRGPNPHDKDGPSNQGRGPPNEDCDDAETTPSSPDGAGPSPDQGNGTPSPPASPSYSPPMAPTDQSNTQPPPSPLDSSPTTPPPYEPSAQSPPPSSSSSPPPQAPATPQTPPSSPAVTPPTYEPNDQPPPPSFNPPSSPPAAPSADPTNEQPPPSPSSSPSPVAPATPPPYQPSPQSPPPLLSSSPPPQAPQTPPSSPPVTPPTYGPNDQPPPPLLNPPSINQPPPSSPPTTPPVDPTNEQPPPSPSSSPPPIDPSTPPPYQPSDQSPPPPSSSSPSPLPPATPQTPPFSPAIAPPSYEPNDQPPPPQLNPPSIPPPPPSSPPATPPMAPTDEQPPPPSPPFSPPPIDHTTPPPYQPSDQSPPPPSSFSPPPLPPATPQTPPSSPSIAPPSYEPTDQPPPPPFNPPSIPPPPPSSPPATPPMAPIDEQPPPPSPSFSSPPIDPTTPPHYQPSDQSPPPPSSSSPPPLAPATPQTPSSSPPNNQPPPPPLNPPCSPPPPPTSPLAAPPVDPTNEVPPPPLSSSSPPPVAPTTPPSYQPSDQSPPPPSSSSPPPLAPATPQAPPSNPPVTPPTYEPNDQPLPSPPNPPSIPSPPPSSPPTTPPMAPTNEQPPPSPPFSPPPIAPATPQTPPSSPPHAPPTNEPNNQPPPPPLNPPSIPPPPASNPPATPPNAPTNEQPPPQSPLFSPPPIAPATPQSPPTSPLVPPPTYEPNHQSPPPSLNPPSIPPPPPSSPPATPPMAPTNEQPPPPSPSFSPSPIAPTTPPSYQPSDQSPPPPPSSSPPPLAPSTPQTPPFSPPITPPTYEPNNQPPPPPLNPPSISPPPPSSPPATPPMPPTTEQPPPPSPASPLSPPATPPTYQVNQPPPPSPSATMSPPGPPTGTNGWVQVHNFRDTLYWQIARFAVLIYKLAHKTEMTLVDVLYVSMQPSGKGNNYFLEIKVADKNNKVGKYQVLVWGVPGSTAQPWQLLSFKLIGY; encoded by the coding sequence ATGAGATCGCTGCTCGTTGTAGTTCTTCCCCTCCTGATTCTTGTGCTTGCTGCCCACGTATCCCAAGCTGATGACAAGGGCTCTGCGGGCGGAAATGGGAAGGGCTCCCATGGCGGTGGTGACCATAAATCAAATGGTGTAGGGCCAGTGAAAAATCCACATTGCCCCAAGCCAGGACGTGGTCCGAATCCCCACGACAAAGATGGTCCAAGCAATCAAGGTCGAGGACCACCAAACGAGGACTGCGACGATGCAGAGACAACACCGTCATCGCCTGATGGAGCTGGGCCTTCCCCAGACCAAGGTAATGGTACCCCATCGCCACCGGCATCCCCGTCTTATTCTCCACCCATGGCTCCAACCGACCAGAGTAATACTCAGCCACCTCCATCCCCATTAGATTCTAGTCCTACTACACCACCTCCCTACGAACCTAGCGCTCAATCAcctccaccgtcatcatcatctaGTCCTCCACCACAAGCTCCAGCCACCCCACAAACACCTCCTTCTAGCCCCGCTGTTACACCTCCAACCTACGAACCTAACGATCAGCCGCCACCACCTTCATTCAATCCTCCATCCAGTCCACCTGCAGCACCTTCGGCGGACCCGACTAATGAGCAGCCCCCACCATCACCCTCATCTAGCCCTTCACCAGTAGCTCCTGCTACACCACCTCCCTACCAGCCTAGCCCTCAATCCCCTCCACCGCTATTATCATCTAGCCCCCCACCACAAGCTCCGCAAACACCTCCATCTAGTCCCCCTGTTACACCTCCAACATACGGACCTAACGACCAACCGCCACCACCTCTGTTGAATCCTCCATCCATTAACCAACCACCTCCATCTAGCCCACCCACAACACCTCCGGTGGACCCGACTAATGAGCAGCCTCCACCGTCGCCGTCATCTAGCCCCCCACCAATAGATCCCAGTACACCTCCACCATACCAACCTAGTGACCAATCCcctccaccaccatcatcatctagCCCCTCACCGTTGCCTCCAGCCACCCCACAAACACCTCCATTTAGTCCTGCTATTGCACCCCCTAGCTACGAACCAAACGATCAACCGCCACCACCACAATTGAATCCTCCATCCATTCCCCCACCACCACCATCTAGCCCACCCGCAACACCTCCAATGGCCCCGACTGATGAGCAGCCTCCTCCACCGTCTCCACCATTTAGTCCCCCACCAATAGATCATACCACACCTCCACCCTACCAACCTAGCGATCAATCTCCTCCACCGCCATCATCATTTAGCCCcccaccgctacctccagccacCCCACAAACACCTCCATCCAGTCCTTCTATTGCACCTCCAAGCTACGAACCAACCGatcaaccgccaccgccgccattcaATCCTCCATCCATTCCCCCACCACCACCATCTAGCCCACCCGCAACACCTCCAATGGCCCCGATTGATGAGCAgcctcctccaccatcaccatcaTTTAGTTCCCCACCAATAGATCCTACTACACCTCCACATTACCAACCTAGCGATCAATCCCCTCCACCGCCATcatcatctagccctccaccgctAGCTCCAGCCACCCCACAAACACCTTCATCTAGCCCCCCTAACaatcaaccaccaccacctccattGAATCCTCCATgttctcccccaccacctccaacTAGCCCACTTGCAGCACCTCCGGTAGACCCAACTAATGAGGTGCCTCCTCCACCCTTGTCGTCATCTAGCCCCCCACCGGTAGCTCCTACTACACCTCCATCCTACCAGCCTAGCGATCAATCCCCTCCACCGCCATCATCATCTAGCCCCCCACCACTAGCACCAGCCACCCCACAAGCACCTCCATCCAATCCCCCTGTTACACCTCCAACCTATGAACCTAATGATCAACCGCTACCGTCACCACCGAACCCTCCATCCATTCCCTCACCGCCTCCATCTAGCCCACCCACAACACCTCCAATGGCCCCAACTAATGAGCAGCCTCCACCATCACCGCCATTTAGCCCCCCACCAATAGCTCCAGCTACACCACAAACACCTCCATCTAGTCCCCCTCATGCACCTCCAACCAATGAACCTAACAAtcaaccgccgccgccaccattgAATCCTCCATCCATTCCCCCACCGCCTGCATCTAACCCACCGGCGACACCTCCAAACGCCCCGACTAATGAGCAGCCTCCTCCACAATCACCGTTATTTAGCCCCCCACCAATAGCTCCAGCCACCCCACAATCACCTCCAACTAGTCCCCTTGTTCCACCTCCAACATACGAACCTAACCATCAGTCGCCACCGCCATCCTTGAACCCCCCATCCATTCCTCCACCACCTCCATCTAGCCCACCCGCAACACCTCCAATGGCCCCGACTAATGAGCAacctcctccaccatcaccatcaTTTAGCCCCTCACCAATAGCTCCTACCACTCCTCCATCCTACCAACCTAGCGATCAATCTCCTCCACCGCCGCcatcatctagccctccaccactaGCTCCATCCACCCCACAAACACCTCCATTTAGCCCCCCTATTACACCTCCAACATACGAACCTAACAATCAACCACCACCGCCTCCATTGAATCCTCCATCCATTTCCCCACCACCTCCATCTAGCCCACCTGCAACACCTCCAATGCCCCCTACTACTGAGCAACCTCCGCCACCATCGCCAGCATCACCATTAAGTCCACCTGCCACACCTCCAACGTACCAAGTTAACCAACCACCACCACCTAGTCCCTCGGCAACAATGTCACCACCTGGCCCCCCTACTGGTACTAATGGATGGGTGCAAGTTCACAACTTCCGTGACACCTTATATTGGCAAATCGCGCGCTTTGCGGTGTTAATTTACAAGTTGGCACACAAGACGGAGATGACCCTTGTCGATGTGTTGTATGTGAGCATGCAACCTTCTGGAAAAGGCAACAACTACTTTCTTGAGATAAAAGTTGCAGATAAAAATAACAAGGTTGGCAAGTATCAAGTCCTCGTATGGGGTGTACCTGGGTCAACAGCTCAACCATGGCAACTACTGTCGTTTAAATTAATAGGATACTAA